One Scophthalmus maximus strain ysfricsl-2021 chromosome 1, ASM2237912v1, whole genome shotgun sequence genomic region harbors:
- the LOC118311534 gene encoding FUN14 domain-containing protein 1 isoform X6: protein MATGDQREGPDDPESDVEVYEVVDLTEYARRHQWWCRVFGSNSGPIAEKYSVATQIAMGGVTGWCAGYVFQRVGKIAATAVGGGFLLLQIANHSGYVQVDWKKVEKDVNKAKKHLKKKANKAVPEINTFIEEVKTTDFIKRNIVMSSGFVGGFFLGLAS from the exons ATGGCGACGGGCGACCAGAGGGAGG GTCCGGACGACCCGGAGAGCGACGTTGAGGTGTATGAAGTCGTGGACCTGACAGAATATGCCCGGAGGCATCAGTGGTGGTGCAGGGTGTTCGGGAGCAACTCGGGCCCGATTGCTGAGAAGTATTCCGTGGCCACTCAGATCGCGATGGGAGGGGTGACTGGATG GTGTGCCGGTTACGTCTTCCAGAGAGTTGGGAAGATCGCTGCTACCGCTGTCGGTGGAGGGTTCCTTCTTCTACAG attGCCAATCACAGTGGCTACGTGCAGGTGGACTGGAAGAAAGTGGAGAAGGACGTGAACAAAGCAAAGAAGCACCTgaagaagaaagcaaacaaagcagtccctgaaataaacacattcattgaGGAGGTAAAG ACCACAGACTTCATAAAGAGGAACATTGTCATGTCCAGCGGCTTTGTCGGCGGATTCTTTCTGGGTTTGGCCTCGTAA
- the LOC118311534 gene encoding FUN14 domain-containing protein 1 isoform X7 has product MWLTNNYERPDDPESDVEVYEVVDLTEYARRHQWWCRVFGSNSGPIAEKYSVATQIAMGGVTGWCAGYVFQRVGKIAATAVGGGFLLLQIANHSGYVQVDWKKVEKDVNKAKKHLKKKANKAVPEINTFIEEVKTTDFIKRNIVMSSGFVGGFFLGLAS; this is encoded by the exons ATGTGGTTGACGAACAATTATGAAC GTCCGGACGACCCGGAGAGCGACGTTGAGGTGTATGAAGTCGTGGACCTGACAGAATATGCCCGGAGGCATCAGTGGTGGTGCAGGGTGTTCGGGAGCAACTCGGGCCCGATTGCTGAGAAGTATTCCGTGGCCACTCAGATCGCGATGGGAGGGGTGACTGGATG GTGTGCCGGTTACGTCTTCCAGAGAGTTGGGAAGATCGCTGCTACCGCTGTCGGTGGAGGGTTCCTTCTTCTACAG attGCCAATCACAGTGGCTACGTGCAGGTGGACTGGAAGAAAGTGGAGAAGGACGTGAACAAAGCAAAGAAGCACCTgaagaagaaagcaaacaaagcagtccctgaaataaacacattcattgaGGAGGTAAAG ACCACAGACTTCATAAAGAGGAACATTGTCATGTCCAGCGGCTTTGTCGGCGGATTCTTTCTGGGTTTGGCCTCGTAA
- the LOC118311534 gene encoding FUN14 domain-containing protein 1 isoform X4 → MATGDQREAGPDDPESDVEVYEVVDLTEYARRHQWWCRVFGSNSGPIAEKYSVATQIAMGGVTGWCAGYVFQRVGKIAATAVGGGFLLLQIANHSGYVQVDWKKVEKDVNKAKKHLKKKANKAVPEINTFIEEVKTTDFIKRNIVMSSGFVGGFFLGLAS, encoded by the exons ATGGCGACGGGCGACCAGAGGGAGG CAGGTCCGGACGACCCGGAGAGCGACGTTGAGGTGTATGAAGTCGTGGACCTGACAGAATATGCCCGGAGGCATCAGTGGTGGTGCAGGGTGTTCGGGAGCAACTCGGGCCCGATTGCTGAGAAGTATTCCGTGGCCACTCAGATCGCGATGGGAGGGGTGACTGGATG GTGTGCCGGTTACGTCTTCCAGAGAGTTGGGAAGATCGCTGCTACCGCTGTCGGTGGAGGGTTCCTTCTTCTACAG attGCCAATCACAGTGGCTACGTGCAGGTGGACTGGAAGAAAGTGGAGAAGGACGTGAACAAAGCAAAGAAGCACCTgaagaagaaagcaaacaaagcagtccctgaaataaacacattcattgaGGAGGTAAAG ACCACAGACTTCATAAAGAGGAACATTGTCATGTCCAGCGGCTTTGTCGGCGGATTCTTTCTGGGTTTGGCCTCGTAA
- the LOC118311534 gene encoding FUN14 domain-containing protein 1 isoform X2, producing the protein MRIAECKYPRRPDDPESDVEVYEVVDLTEYARRHQWWCRVFGSNSGPIAEKYSVATQIAMGGVTGWCAGYVFQRVGKIAATAVGGGFLLLQIANHSGYVQVDWKKVEKDVNKAKKHLKKKANKAVPEINTFIEEVKTTDFIKRNIVMSSGFVGGFFLGLAS; encoded by the exons ATGAGAATCGCTGAGTGCAAATATCCAAGAC GTCCGGACGACCCGGAGAGCGACGTTGAGGTGTATGAAGTCGTGGACCTGACAGAATATGCCCGGAGGCATCAGTGGTGGTGCAGGGTGTTCGGGAGCAACTCGGGCCCGATTGCTGAGAAGTATTCCGTGGCCACTCAGATCGCGATGGGAGGGGTGACTGGATG GTGTGCCGGTTACGTCTTCCAGAGAGTTGGGAAGATCGCTGCTACCGCTGTCGGTGGAGGGTTCCTTCTTCTACAG attGCCAATCACAGTGGCTACGTGCAGGTGGACTGGAAGAAAGTGGAGAAGGACGTGAACAAAGCAAAGAAGCACCTgaagaagaaagcaaacaaagcagtccctgaaataaacacattcattgaGGAGGTAAAG ACCACAGACTTCATAAAGAGGAACATTGTCATGTCCAGCGGCTTTGTCGGCGGATTCTTTCTGGGTTTGGCCTCGTAA
- the LOC118311534 gene encoding FUN14 domain-containing protein 1 isoform X5, translated as MWLTNNYEPGPDDPESDVEVYEVVDLTEYARRHQWWCRVFGSNSGPIAEKYSVATQIAMGGVTGWCAGYVFQRVGKIAATAVGGGFLLLQIANHSGYVQVDWKKVEKDVNKAKKHLKKKANKAVPEINTFIEEVKTTDFIKRNIVMSSGFVGGFFLGLAS; from the exons ATGTGGTTGACGAACAATTATGAAC CAGGTCCGGACGACCCGGAGAGCGACGTTGAGGTGTATGAAGTCGTGGACCTGACAGAATATGCCCGGAGGCATCAGTGGTGGTGCAGGGTGTTCGGGAGCAACTCGGGCCCGATTGCTGAGAAGTATTCCGTGGCCACTCAGATCGCGATGGGAGGGGTGACTGGATG GTGTGCCGGTTACGTCTTCCAGAGAGTTGGGAAGATCGCTGCTACCGCTGTCGGTGGAGGGTTCCTTCTTCTACAG attGCCAATCACAGTGGCTACGTGCAGGTGGACTGGAAGAAAGTGGAGAAGGACGTGAACAAAGCAAAGAAGCACCTgaagaagaaagcaaacaaagcagtccctgaaataaacacattcattgaGGAGGTAAAG ACCACAGACTTCATAAAGAGGAACATTGTCATGTCCAGCGGCTTTGTCGGCGGATTCTTTCTGGGTTTGGCCTCGTAA
- the LOC118301315 gene encoding probable G-protein coupled receptor 34: MNTFSSTTSFPFTLSASSNSSLPPSSSPFSTSSGVSPNQTSCSLDDRSLRLLLVVFYSLIFLFGLVGNLFAVWVFLFLHSSRNSVRVFLINCAVADLVLLACLPFRVVYHVNGNEWALGSVACKLVGNLFYMNMYISITLLGLISLDRYLRLRGKGRARRGLMLRLWGHSWPWSWVACAALWGLSLMALVPMIATAEDKENSGQCFQFKQRRVAKGKAYFNAVLVALFWFVFTMLVVSYAKIASQLLRVSRDKPDLPNAQKYQRTAKKSFFVLFLFTVCFGPYHAFRPVYILSQLSEKVSCDYLRLVDHTNEVMLLFSAFNSCLDPVMYFLLSGSVRKTALQAIGHRFGNRLLFLHDATSNSSTIEFRRPGLNTPSVTPRNSICVINSSPYRTGVTLLPPTGQC, encoded by the coding sequence ATGAACACCTTCTCCTCGACCACTTCTTTCCCCTTCACTCTTTCAGCATCATCCaactcctctcttcccccttcctcctctcctttctccacctcctcaggtgtctccccCAACCAGACTAGTTGTTCATTAGACGACAGGAGCCTCCGACTGCTGCTGGTGGTCTTCTACTCGCTCATCTTCCTCTTTGGGCTCGTGGGTAACCTCTTTGCAGTGTGGGTCTTCCTTTTCTTACACTCGAGCCGCAACTCTGTACGAGTGTTCCTCATCAACTGCGCTGTGGCCGATCTGGTGCTGCTGGCGTGTCTGCCCTTCAGGGTCGTCTACCACGTTAATGGAAACGAGTGGGCACTGGGTTCTGTGGCCTGCAAACTGGTGGGGAACCTGTTCTATATGAACATGTACATCAGCATCACACTACTGGGCCTAATCAGCTTGGACAGATACTTGAGGTTGAGGGGAAAGGGTAGAGCACGGAGGGGTTTGATGTTGCGGCTGTGGGGGCACAGCTGGCCGTGGAGCTGGGTCGCGTGCGCCGCTCTGTGGGGTCTGTCGCTGATGGCGCTGGTGCCCATGATTGCCACAGCCGAGGACAAAGAGAACAGTGGCCAATGCTTCCAGTTCAAGCAGCGACGCGTAGCCAAAGGGAAGGCCTACTTCAACGCGGTGCTGGTGGCTCTGTTCTGGTTCGTCTTCACCATGCTCGTCGTCTCCTATGCGAAGATCGCCTCGCAGTTGCTCCGGGTGTCACGGGACAAACCGGACCTGCCCAACGCACAGAAATACCAACGAACTGCCAAGAAATCCTTCTTCGTCCTCTTTCTGTTCACCGTTTGCTTCGGGCCCTACCACGCCTTCCGCCCCGTGTACATCCTCTCCCAGCTCAGTGAAAAAGTATCATGCGACTACTTGCGGCTGGTGGACCACACCAACGAGGTGATGCTCTTATTCTCCGCCTTCAATAGCTGCCTGGACCCCGTCATGTACTTTCTGTTATCTGGCTCCGTGCGCAAGACCGCACTGCAAGCAATTGGACACCGATTTGGAAACAGGCTTCTATTCCTACATGACGCGACATCCAACAGCTCGACGATCGAGTTCAGGCGGCCTGGACTGAACACCCCCTCCGTCACCCCGAGAAACAGCATCTGTGTCATCAACTCCAGCCCCTACCGCACGGGAGTGACTCTGCTGCCACCTACTGGCCAGTGCTGA
- the cenpl gene encoding centromere protein L produces MGKRDVQICFRFPSGTLEMEPPPNGVVRTPLNSVVVQRRSKSKSYRLSYRSCLGAASRLGFTPALTARRLNTSRRAPRSRNISEKVNSEQLALLLKTEWRLSYVTPLFKFRHTQLKSYSRQLSAFIAAEKQQGLAVDVEGSQSGFRVSFSVVQGMTETDDDAETVLIQIHTNPLFARQDEPQRSVWSGLLTCINGNTDYLHSLPKDFICLPLFGCSGSEVLTTLVKSWFQQAFDCSFGPLEISHTSLQWLVALWTNCHSESGIQQLKMIWTLPVVPPLQITYTVNPQDAWELWSSVRRDPQEENEGGEAGTSIDIKEVMRFVQGLKGHFYRHFRLDLSSGSLKQVSTALGSAKYNGRIKISNSRYMITTLTLLTECALLKMPI; encoded by the exons ATGGGAAAGCGCGATGTTCAAATTTGTTTCCGGTTTCCTTCGGGTACGCTAGAAATGGAGCCACCTCCTAACGG TGTGGTGAGGACTCCCCTCAACAGCGTCGtggtgcagaggaggagcaaAAGCAAGAGCTACCGGCTTTCTTACCGAAGCTGCCTGGGTGCCGCCTCCCGGCTCGGCTTCACTCCAGCGTTGACGGCACGGCGGCTCAACACCAGCAGGAGAGCTCCAAGGTCACGCAATATCAGC GAGAAGGTGAATTCAGAGCAGTTGGCCTTGCTGTTGAAAACGGAGTGGAGGCTGTCGTACGTGACTCCTCTGTTTAAGTTCCGACACACTCAGCTGAAGAGCTACTCCAGGCAGCTCTCTGCTTTTATTGCTGCGGAGAAGCAGCAGGGCCTGGCGGTGGACGTGGAAGGATCGCAGAGCGGCTTCAGGGTGTCTTTCTCTGTGGTGCAGGGAATGACGGAAACGGATGATGATGCAGAGACCGTCCTCATACAG ATCCACACAAACCCTTTGTTTGCCAGGCAGGACGAACCCCAGAGGTCAGTGTGGAGTGGCTTGCTGACATGCATCAACGGCAACACGGATTACCTGCACTCCCTACCAAAAGACTTCATCTGCCTGCCGCTCTTTGGCTGCAGTGGGTCCGAGGTTCTCACCACTTTGGTCAAGTCCTGGTTCCAGCAGGCGTTCGACTGCAGCTTTGGGCCCCTGGAAATCAGCCATACCAGTCTTCAGTGGCTGGTGGCGTTATGGACTAACTGCCACTCTGAATCCGGCATTCAGCAACTCAAGATGATTTGGACTCTCCCAGTTGTGCCACCGCTGCAGATCACCTACACGGTTAACCCCCAAGACGCCTGGGAGCTGTGGAGCAGCGTAAGGAGGGATCCACAGGAGGAAAacgagggaggggaggcggggACTAGTATTGATATTAAGGAGGTGATGCGGTTCGTGCAGGGGCTGAAGGGCCACTTCTACAGACATTTCAGGCTGGATCTGTCGTCAGGAAGTCTGAAACAGGTCTCGACGGCGCTGGGATCAGCCAAGTATAACGGCAGGATCAAG ATCTCCAACAGCAGATACATGATCACCACCCTGACACTACTGACAGAGTGTGCCCTCCTCAAAATGCCCATCTAA
- the LOC118311534 gene encoding FUN14 domain-containing protein 1 isoform X8 has translation MATGDQREAGPDDPESDVEVYEVVDLTEYARRHQWWCRVFGSNSGPIAEKYSVATQIAMGGVTGWCAGYVFQRVGKIAATAVGGGFLLLQIANHSGYVQVDWKKVEKDVNKAKKHLKKKANKAVPEINTFIEETTDFIKRNIVMSSGFVGGFFLGLAS, from the exons ATGGCGACGGGCGACCAGAGGGAGG CAGGTCCGGACGACCCGGAGAGCGACGTTGAGGTGTATGAAGTCGTGGACCTGACAGAATATGCCCGGAGGCATCAGTGGTGGTGCAGGGTGTTCGGGAGCAACTCGGGCCCGATTGCTGAGAAGTATTCCGTGGCCACTCAGATCGCGATGGGAGGGGTGACTGGATG GTGTGCCGGTTACGTCTTCCAGAGAGTTGGGAAGATCGCTGCTACCGCTGTCGGTGGAGGGTTCCTTCTTCTACAG attGCCAATCACAGTGGCTACGTGCAGGTGGACTGGAAGAAAGTGGAGAAGGACGTGAACAAAGCAAAGAAGCACCTgaagaagaaagcaaacaaagcagtccctgaaataaacacattcattgaGGAG ACCACAGACTTCATAAAGAGGAACATTGTCATGTCCAGCGGCTTTGTCGGCGGATTCTTTCTGGGTTTGGCCTCGTAA
- the LOC118311534 gene encoding FUN14 domain-containing protein 1 isoform X1, whose product MRIAECKYPRPGPDDPESDVEVYEVVDLTEYARRHQWWCRVFGSNSGPIAEKYSVATQIAMGGVTGWCAGYVFQRVGKIAATAVGGGFLLLQIANHSGYVQVDWKKVEKDVNKAKKHLKKKANKAVPEINTFIEEVKTTDFIKRNIVMSSGFVGGFFLGLAS is encoded by the exons ATGAGAATCGCTGAGTGCAAATATCCAAGAC CAGGTCCGGACGACCCGGAGAGCGACGTTGAGGTGTATGAAGTCGTGGACCTGACAGAATATGCCCGGAGGCATCAGTGGTGGTGCAGGGTGTTCGGGAGCAACTCGGGCCCGATTGCTGAGAAGTATTCCGTGGCCACTCAGATCGCGATGGGAGGGGTGACTGGATG GTGTGCCGGTTACGTCTTCCAGAGAGTTGGGAAGATCGCTGCTACCGCTGTCGGTGGAGGGTTCCTTCTTCTACAG attGCCAATCACAGTGGCTACGTGCAGGTGGACTGGAAGAAAGTGGAGAAGGACGTGAACAAAGCAAAGAAGCACCTgaagaagaaagcaaacaaagcagtccctgaaataaacacattcattgaGGAGGTAAAG ACCACAGACTTCATAAAGAGGAACATTGTCATGTCCAGCGGCTTTGTCGGCGGATTCTTTCTGGGTTTGGCCTCGTAA
- the LOC118311534 gene encoding FUN14 domain-containing protein 1 isoform X3, whose protein sequence is MRIAECKYPRPGPDDPESDVEVYEVVDLTEYARRHQWWCRVFGSNSGPIAEKYSVATQIAMGGVTGWCAGYVFQRVGKIAATAVGGGFLLLQIANHSGYVQVDWKKVEKDVNKAKKHLKKKANKAVPEINTFIEETTDFIKRNIVMSSGFVGGFFLGLAS, encoded by the exons ATGAGAATCGCTGAGTGCAAATATCCAAGAC CAGGTCCGGACGACCCGGAGAGCGACGTTGAGGTGTATGAAGTCGTGGACCTGACAGAATATGCCCGGAGGCATCAGTGGTGGTGCAGGGTGTTCGGGAGCAACTCGGGCCCGATTGCTGAGAAGTATTCCGTGGCCACTCAGATCGCGATGGGAGGGGTGACTGGATG GTGTGCCGGTTACGTCTTCCAGAGAGTTGGGAAGATCGCTGCTACCGCTGTCGGTGGAGGGTTCCTTCTTCTACAG attGCCAATCACAGTGGCTACGTGCAGGTGGACTGGAAGAAAGTGGAGAAGGACGTGAACAAAGCAAAGAAGCACCTgaagaagaaagcaaacaaagcagtccctgaaataaacacattcattgaGGAG ACCACAGACTTCATAAAGAGGAACATTGTCATGTCCAGCGGCTTTGTCGGCGGATTCTTTCTGGGTTTGGCCTCGTAA